In a single window of the Bacillus mycoides genome:
- a CDS encoding YycH family regulatory protein, giving the protein MSMENFKTIVLINLVVISLFLTFNLWTYVPDSTSMQNTKFVQGNEEINTIKISEVVRPSSVVIHKEKNHYVSEKKENVDSIYKILENGELHNFEEITGTVPKGDFLSYVHGEEKIEFVFPTNIPLDTIKNMFNIKDKNIESNRSFNRIIIDPSRSKDQEIKVSFVSYDTPHKIYQATLSGAYIKDIINAQNQLITVARPYFEYQINDTKKLFLPEGITELSKAEYITAKLEVDPFKNALFSDPRYLSPISEKTKETFTDGIRSMEIDKSDAMLKYKNSAVHGDKSTDNAVILQKSFDFVSGHSGSLKSYRFDYINGRKTSFRLYEDGLPVFNANGIAELKQVWGSGEIMQYERPFFEFSITLPSKQQTTSLASGRTVMTSLENNPEIDKKSIQDVGIGYKMSLEPSISDVRIAVLQPIWYVKCEEDGKQQIYEWSEGGLNGLGSN; this is encoded by the coding sequence ATGAGTATGGAAAACTTTAAAACGATAGTTCTAATTAATTTGGTTGTCATTAGTCTATTTCTTACTTTTAACTTGTGGACATATGTTCCTGATTCTACTTCTATGCAAAATACAAAGTTCGTTCAAGGTAACGAAGAGATAAATACGATAAAGATTTCGGAGGTTGTTCGCCCATCCTCTGTCGTTATTCATAAAGAGAAAAATCATTATGTAAGCGAAAAGAAGGAAAATGTGGATTCGATCTATAAAATTCTTGAAAACGGAGAATTACATAATTTCGAAGAAATAACGGGGACAGTCCCTAAAGGTGATTTTCTATCTTATGTACACGGAGAAGAAAAAATTGAATTTGTTTTTCCTACAAATATCCCGTTAGATACGATTAAAAATATGTTTAATATTAAAGATAAAAACATAGAAAGTAACAGAAGTTTTAATCGTATTATAATTGATCCTTCTAGAAGTAAGGATCAAGAAATTAAAGTTAGCTTTGTTTCCTATGATACTCCTCATAAAATATATCAAGCAACATTAAGTGGTGCTTATATAAAGGATATTATAAATGCTCAAAATCAACTTATAACAGTAGCAAGACCATATTTTGAGTATCAAATAAATGATACAAAAAAACTTTTTTTACCAGAGGGAATTACGGAATTAAGTAAGGCAGAGTATATTACAGCTAAACTAGAAGTGGATCCATTTAAAAATGCTTTATTTAGTGATCCACGTTATTTAAGTCCTATTTCTGAGAAAACAAAGGAAACATTTACAGATGGCATCCGTTCTATGGAAATTGATAAGTCGGATGCAATGTTGAAATATAAAAATTCCGCTGTACATGGTGATAAATCTACGGATAATGCGGTAATTTTACAAAAAAGTTTTGACTTTGTAAGTGGGCATAGTGGATCCTTGAAGTCCTATCGTTTTGATTATATTAATGGGAGGAAAACTTCATTCCGTTTATATGAGGATGGTTTGCCTGTATTTAATGCAAATGGAATAGCGGAATTAAAACAAGTATGGGGTTCAGGTGAAATTATGCAGTATGAAAGACCCTTTTTTGAGTTCAGTATTACTTTGCCTAGTAAACAACAAACAACTTCTCTAGCATCAGGTCGTACAGTGATGACATCACTAGAGAATAATCCAGAAATTGATAAAAAATCAATTCAGGATGTTGGTATTGGTTATAAAATGTCATTGGAACCGTCCATCAGTGATGTGAGAATCGCTGTCTTACAGCCGATATGGTATGTAAAATGTGAAGAAGATGGTAAGCAACAAATATATGAGTGGAGTGAGGGGGGACTAAATGGATTGGGATCGAATTAA